The sequence AAGCTCAGGGCATTGGCATCGCGCAGGGTGATGCCATTGCCGGTGAGGCTGACAGCCGCCTGGAAATCGTTGCCGGCGCTGTCCAACATGATGGTGCCGCTGCCGGCATTCAGCGTGCTGGCCCCGGTGACGGTCAGTGCATTGGTCTGGCTGATTGCCCCACCGCCGCTGTTGGCGGTCAATGCGCCGTTGATGGTCCCTCTGCCGAGGCTCAAGGCGCCGTTGCTGTTGACGGTCAGCGCCCCGCTGTTCACTGTTCCCAGCGACATCCCGTCGACGTCGTTGAGTTGCACGTTGCCGGCGGAGAGATTGAACACCCCGGAAAAATTGTTGCCCGCCCCGGTCAGGGTGACCGCACCGGAACCCGTGTTGGCGGTGGTGGTGGTAGCCACCACCACGCTGCCCGCGGTCTGGTTGACCGCGGCATTGCCGGTGGTCATGTTCAACGCGTCCGCGGTGACATCGTGCGCGATGGTGATGCCATCGCGGGCGCGCAGGCTGACGCTGCCGCCGCGCACGCTGCCGGCCGTGCTCAGCGCACCGCCGTTGGAGGCCAGCCGCAGCGATGCGGTCCCGGTATCGATGGCAAAGCCCGACAACTGCAGCGTGGCGTTGGAAAACAGGTCCACGGCGCTGTCGGCGCCGCTGGTCAGCGCGGCCACGCTCAGGTTGTCGCGATCGTGCACGGTGATGCCACTGCCGGTGAGCGTCAGTGCACCGCTGAAGTTGTTGCTGTCATTGCCCAGTGCGATCGCGCCGCCACCGGCGTTGATGGTGCCGGTGCCGGTGACGTTCAACACGTCGGTCTGGGTGATGGACCCGCCGCTGCTGGTGGCAGTCAAGACACCGCCGACCGTGCCGCGCCCGAGATTCAAGTCGCCGTTGCTGCTGACGGTGAGGTTGCCGGTGGACAGCGTGCCCAGCGTCAGCGCATTGCTGTCTGCGATGCTGGTGGCGCCGCCAGTCAGCGTGACCGTCTGTTGGAAGTCGTTGCTTCCGGTGGCCAGCGTGATGCCGCCAGTGCCGGCCTGCAGATTGCTGGTGCCGGTCACGGTGAGCCCACTCACGGCCGACTGGCTGATCGCGCCATTGTTACTGGTGGCCGCCAGCGTGCCGCCCACCCTGCCGCTGCCCAGATGCAATGCGCCGCGACTGTTGGCGGTGAGGTCGCTGGTGGACAGCGCTCCCAACGTCAGCGCATTGCCGTCGTCGATGCGGGTGGCACCGGCGGTGATGTTCACCGCGCCGGTGAAGTCGTTGCCGGCATTGTCCAGCGTGAGAGCGTTGCTGCCCAGCGCGAAGGTGCTGGTTCCGTCCACGTCGAGTGCGTCGGTCTGGCCGAGGCTGCGTGCATTGGTCACGCTGAGGTTGCCGCCCACCGTGGCGCGGATACCGGCGATCTGGTTGCTGCCGGTGAGCAGCAAATTCCCGCCGGCCGTGGCACCGAGATCACCGGCGGTCAGGACGCCGGTCTGTTCAATGCCGCCCGCGCCGGCGCTATAGCCGATCGAGCCGGTATCGACATTGATGCTGCCGCTGCCACCGATGGAGGTGCCGGTGGCGCCATTGGCGATCAACGAGACATTGCCGTCGGAGCCAGCCGACGACAGCGAGGCGGCGCTGATGATGCCGCTGTTGTTGATCAACTGATTGAACACCCCACTGGCGGCGCTTGCCTGCAGGCTGATGGTGTTGCCGGGTGCAATCAGGCTGCCGGTGTTCTGCACTGCCAGCGTTGCGAGCTGCGATTGCAGCGCGCGGGTGATGACGACACCGAACCCGCCGGACTCGAAACTGAGCGTGGCACGGTCCGCGCCTGCCAGCGTGATATTCCCCGCGGTGGCGGTGATGGTGCCGTCGTTGACCACCTGACCACCGATCAGATTCACCGAGCCTGCCGCCGCGGTGATAGTGCCGCTGTTGGACACCCGTGCCGTGGCGCCGCCGGCATCCAGTGCGTCGTTCTCGTTCATGAAATCGGCCGCCGTGGTGCCCAGGCTGCTGGCTACCAGTCCGCCGACATTGACTTGTGCGGTGTTGCCGAACAGCACGCCGCGGCTGTTGATCAGGAACACCTGCCCGTTGGAACTGAGGTTGCCGAAGATCTGGCTGGCCGAGCTGCCGCCGATCAGGTTGAGCACCGCTGCGTTCGTGGAGGGCTGATCGAAGCGCACCGTCGCCGCCGAGCCGATGTCGAAGGACGACCAGGTCAGCGCCATCCGGTTCGAGGTCTGCGTGATCACCTGGGTGGCGCCACTGGGCGCCTGGATGGTGCCCAAGCCACCGGCAATGCTGCCCCCGGTCGGCAGCTGTGTGCTGGTGACCTGCGCGGCGACCGGTGCGCTGAGCGTGAGCGCGGCTGCCAGCGCAAGCGCCAGTGGCGCGCGGGGCGGCAACGAACGGAAAGAGTGGGCTGCAGCGGTCGCGGCGGTGTGGTTGGCGTGCATGCGCAGATCCCTTAAAAAGTGAAGCCGAAACGCGTGTAGATGCGGGCGTCGTCGCGACCATCGGAGGCGTTGCGGCTCCCGGTCGGCAGGGCGGCGGTGAGGCGCCATTCGAAATTGGCGTACTGCGGCAAACGAAAGGTGAAGCCCACACCGGCGGCGTCGAAGGTCGCCGGCGCGGCCACGCCGCTGGCCGCATACACGCGGGCGTGATCGGCGAACACGTCCAGCTCCAGCAATTCGCGCCACGGGCGGCCGTTAAACGGCGAGGCGGCATCGGCAAAGCCCGGCGCATCGACGTGATATTCCAGCGCGGTGTAGTAACCACGGTCGCCCAGTGCATCGGACACCGGATACGCGCGCACGCTGTCCGGCCCGCCGACGGCGAACTGTTCCAGCGGGGCCAGCGTGTCGTCGCTGTATTGGCCGCTGAACTTGAAATACAGGCGTTGGGTGCGGGTGAGATATTGCAGGCGCGTGTAGGACAGCCGCGCCAGGGTGAAATGGCTGTCGCGGTCGGGGGTGACCAGATCCGGGTCGGCCGAGCCATCGCGCACGGCCTGGCGCACGCTGAGCTGCAGCAGATCCACCCCGCGCCAGCGCAGGTCGGTGCGGCGCAGCGAGGCGCCGAGTTCGGCCACGTCGAAGGATTGGTCGGACAGGTTCAGACCGGCCGCTTCCAGCCGCGATTTTTCCCGCAGATACCGCGCCGAGCCTTGCAGCTGCAGCAGATCGTGATTGATGAATTTCCAGTCGGCACCGGCATACACCACCGAGGTCGGGCCCCTGAGCCCAAGCCTGGCGAACACGCCGTTGCGGACTTCCAGCTCGCTGCGGCTGGCGCCAACCACCGCGCTCAGGCCGGACACCTGCCCCACCGGCAACGCATACGACAACGCGCCGATCTGGCTCTGCCGCGGCGACAGCGAATAGGCGTAGTTGGCAGCGAACACATCGCCCAGCCCGAGCGGGCTGTTCCAGGTGATGCCGGCCTGCGCGCGATAGCGGCCGGTGAGTTCGGTGCCGTAGTTGTTGCCGCCCAGGCTGATCACGTACGGGCGAGCGGCTTCGCTGGCAACCAGCACCACGTCGGTTTCGCCGGCGTTCTGGCCCGGTTGCAGCACTGAGGACAGCGACACGCCGGGCAGATCGCGCGCATACAACAGGGCGGTGTCCACGTCCTGCTTGCGCAGCGGGCGGCCCTGCAACTGGCGCAGCGGCGCCGACAAGGTGTTGCCGCGATAGCGCGCAGCGCCTTGCACGGTGACCTGGCCGATGCGCCCTTCGAGCACGCGGATCTCGATCAGCTGCTCCGGGCCGGGCGTCTGCGCCGGCAGGTAGGCGGTGCTGACGATGAAGCCGGCTTCGCGATAGGCGCGGGTGACAGTGTCGGCCACCGCCTGCAGCTGGTCGAAGCGCAGCGCCACCACTGGCTGGCCCTGCGCCAGTGCAGCGAAGGCGGCATCGGCCACGGCCTGGATGCGCGCCGGGTCGATGCCGGCGTCGGGGTAGCTGCCCACATCACGCACGCGGAATCCGCGCACCGGCAAGGTGGCTGCGGTATCGCCGCGGTCCTTCATTGCCGGCAATGCGGCGCCGCCTGCGGGCGCAACATCGGCGGCGCCGGGGTCCTGCGCCCACGCAGGTGCGGCCAGCCACAGGCACGCGGACACCGCCGCGGCCAGACACGTCATACGCATACGTCACTTACCCCCG comes from Xanthomonas vesicatoria ATCC 35937 and encodes:
- a CDS encoding ShlB/FhaC/HecB family hemolysin secretion/activation protein; protein product: MTCLAAAVSACLWLAAPAWAQDPGAADVAPAGGAALPAMKDRGDTAATLPVRGFRVRDVGSYPDAGIDPARIQAVADAAFAALAQGQPVVALRFDQLQAVADTVTRAYREAGFIVSTAYLPAQTPGPEQLIEIRVLEGRIGQVTVQGAARYRGNTLSAPLRQLQGRPLRKQDVDTALLYARDLPGVSLSSVLQPGQNAGETDVVLVASEAARPYVISLGGNNYGTELTGRYRAQAGITWNSPLGLGDVFAANYAYSLSPRQSQIGALSYALPVGQVSGLSAVVGASRSELEVRNGVFARLGLRGPTSVVYAGADWKFINHDLLQLQGSARYLREKSRLEAAGLNLSDQSFDVAELGASLRRTDLRWRGVDLLQLSVRQAVRDGSADPDLVTPDRDSHFTLARLSYTRLQYLTRTQRLYFKFSGQYSDDTLAPLEQFAVGGPDSVRAYPVSDALGDRGYYTALEYHVDAPGFADAASPFNGRPWRELLELDVFADHARVYAASGVAAPATFDAAGVGFTFRLPQYANFEWRLTAALPTGSRNASDGRDDARIYTRFGFTF